A region of Arabidopsis thaliana chromosome 5, partial sequence DNA encodes the following proteins:
- a CDS encoding bacteriophage N4 adsorption B protein (unknown protein; FUNCTIONS IN: molecular_function unknown; INVOLVED IN: biological_process unknown; LOCATED IN: chloroplast; BEST Arabidopsis thaliana protein match is: unknown protein (TAIR:AT3G50910.1); Has 30201 Blast hits to 17322 proteins in 780 species: Archae - 12; Bacteria - 1396; Metazoa - 17338; Fungi - 3422; Plants - 5037; Viruses - 0; Other Eukaryotes - 2996 (source: NCBI BLink).) — translation MPTFSAAALGRSLNSGTSLSSKFPSTLQSKPSILNDESKQPKEKTFTRPQMSPSLYATTKEIPHPNSPSSYPPSPYIINHKARGPVLFNRDSEVDGPSHPITSGEEKISGNVDVEATASLSKSTSLSFPITEAIAVDHTNGVHTQGIHERPVWDCSPPLGTFLNEKSGRDISNGGIGSNNATSNLEWQSYLLEPVRIKADKELEPENFYNPGELVSFTSNTEVEDFERAESSHSLATHVGEFYDACDELSTDSGMQSSANNIESEVREMRLGLLMEIERRRQAEATLEQMQVHWRRLRDQLADVGMFLPLDPTRSQYSMNLADELRCQLEVTRFVSDTLGSDLAKTEVEMEMEAELEAKNFEITRLSDRLHYYETVNQEMSQRNQEAIEVARRDGQKRKRRQRWIWGSIAATITLGSGVLAWSYLPPGMLSSDEAQPQLSPKDS, via the exons ATGCCTACATTTTCTGCTGCCGCTTTGGGTAGATCACTAAATTCAGGGACGTCCTTATCTAGTAAATTTCCAAGCACACTGCAGTCAAAGCCGTCTATTTTGAATGATGAAAGTAAGCAACCTAAAGAAAAGACATTCACTCGTCCTCAGATGTCACCTTCTCTATATGCCACTACTAAAGAAATCCCTCATCCCAATTCGCCTTCTTCCTACCCTCCATCTCCCTATATCATCAATCACAAAGCTCGTGGGCCTGTTCTTTTCAATAGGGACTCTGAGGTGGATGGGCCTTCTCACCCGATAACCTCTGGTGAGGAAAAGATTAGTGGTAATGTAGATGTGGAGGCTACTGCCTCCTTGAGCAAGTCCACATCCCTATCATTTCCTATCACCGAGGCTATTGCGGTGGATCACACCAATGGTGTTCACACCCAAGGCATCCATGAACGTCCTGTTTGGGATTGCAGTCCCCCTCTTGGGACATTTTTGAACGAGAAGTCGGGAAGAGATATCAGCAATGGTGGGATTGGAAGTAATAATGCTACCAGTAATTTAGAATGGCAAAGTTACTTATTGGAGCCGGTAAGAATAAAAGCAGACAAGGAGCTTGAGCCTGAAAATTTCTATAACCCAGGTGAATTAGTAAGCTTCACAAGTAACACAGAGGTAGAAGATTTCGAGAGAGCTGAAAGCTCACACAGTCTTGCTACACATGTTGGAGAGTTTTATGATGCTTGCGATG AACTATCAACTGACAGTGGAATGCAGAGTTCAGCTAACAACATTGAATCTGAGGTAAGGGAGATGAGATTGGGTTTACTAATGGAAATCGAAAGGAGGAGGCAGGCAGAGGCGACTCTAGAGCAAATGCAAGTTCATTGGCGGAGGCTCCGTGACCAGTTGGCCGATGTGGGTATGTTCCTTCCTCTTGATCCCACCAGAAGCCAATACAGCATGAACCTAGCTGATGAGCTACGTTGTCAACTTGAGGTCACCAGGTTTGTCTCCGACACACTAGGCAGTGACTTGGCCAAGACAGAGGTAGAGATGGAGATGGAAGCTGAGCTCGAAGCTAAGAACTTTGAAATCACCCGGTTGTCTGACCGTCTTCATTATTACGAGACTGTGAACCAGGAAATGTCCCAGCGCAACCAAGAGGCCATAG AGGTGGCAAGGCGAGACGggcaaaagagaaagaggaggCAGAGGTGGATTTGGGGATCAATAGCTGCAACCATCACACTCGGGAGTGGAGTCTTGGCCTGGTCGTACCTTCCTCCCGGAATGTTATCATCAGATGAAGCTCAACCTCAGCTGTCTCCAAAAGATTCATAA